The proteins below come from a single Streptomyces sp. B3I8 genomic window:
- a CDS encoding lysophospholipid acyltransferase family protein: protein MSAWLPAAPCTPGACVRPTAPATTVALPRAVLRLAAVVAVVTAGVALLPLGRWVPAAAVRGWCRAVVRAAGVRVRVTGGPVPDGGVLVVANHISWLDVPLLAALRPARMLAKAEVRRWPVAGVLAARGGTLFLERDRLRALPATVARVAAALREGAAVVAFPEGSTWCGRERGEFRRAVFQAALDAGVPVQPVRIRYGLVGGAATAVAAFVGDDTLVASLWRVVGVRGLVAEVGVRGVVDAGECGDRRSLTETAQRALG, encoded by the coding sequence ATGAGCGCCTGGCTGCCCGCCGCCCCCTGCACCCCCGGGGCGTGCGTACGGCCGACGGCACCGGCCACGACCGTCGCCCTGCCCCGGGCCGTGCTGCGGCTCGCGGCGGTGGTGGCCGTGGTCACGGCCGGTGTCGCGCTGCTGCCGCTCGGCCGGTGGGTGCCGGCCGCGGCCGTACGGGGCTGGTGCCGGGCCGTCGTACGGGCGGCCGGGGTACGGGTCCGCGTCACCGGCGGACCCGTGCCCGACGGGGGAGTGCTGGTCGTCGCCAACCACATCTCCTGGCTCGACGTACCGCTGCTCGCCGCGCTCCGTCCCGCGCGCATGCTCGCCAAGGCGGAGGTACGACGGTGGCCCGTGGCGGGCGTGCTCGCCGCGCGCGGGGGCACGCTGTTCCTCGAACGCGACCGGTTGCGGGCGTTGCCCGCGACGGTGGCACGGGTCGCGGCGGCGCTGCGGGAGGGGGCGGCGGTGGTCGCCTTCCCGGAGGGCAGCACGTGGTGCGGGCGGGAGCGGGGGGAGTTCCGGCGGGCGGTGTTCCAGGCGGCGCTGGACGCGGGGGTGCCGGTGCAGCCGGTGCGGATCCGGTACGGGCTGGTGGGAGGTGCGGCGACGGCGGTCGCGGCGTTCGTCGGCGACGACACACTCGTCGCCTCGCTGTGGCGGGTGGTGGGCGTGCGGGGACTGGTCGCGGAGGTGGGGGTGCGGGGGGTGGTGGACGCGGGGGAGTGCGGTGACCGGCGGTCGCTGACGGAGACGGCGCAGCGGGCGCTGGGCTGA
- a CDS encoding LLM class flavin-dependent oxidoreductase — MAGTRFSVLDRSRIREGHDAGEALRDTVALAREAERLGFHRFWVAEHHGVPGVAGSAPTVLAAAVAAATRTIRVGTGGVMLPNHRPLVVAEQFGVLESLFPGRIDMGLGRSVGFTGGVRRALGVGKDEADDFAGQLEELLGWFRGTSPTGVHARPSEGLTVPPFVLAMGEGARIAARAGLPMVIGDLRNRERMLRGIEQYRAAFRPSVWAERPYVVISGTVAVAGTAQEARRLLKPEAWSMAYARTHGAFPPLPAVETVEGRAMTGKERELYEAGLRGHVAGTEEEVAAELARVVGETGAEEVLVTTSTYGRAALTDSYGRLARAVGLIAPAAP, encoded by the coding sequence ATGGCAGGGACCAGGTTCTCCGTGCTCGACCGGTCGCGGATCCGGGAGGGGCACGACGCGGGCGAGGCGCTGCGGGACACGGTGGCGCTGGCGCGCGAGGCGGAACGGCTCGGCTTCCACCGCTTCTGGGTCGCCGAGCACCACGGCGTGCCCGGGGTCGCCGGTTCCGCGCCGACCGTGCTCGCGGCGGCCGTCGCCGCGGCGACCCGGACGATCCGGGTCGGCACGGGCGGGGTGATGCTGCCCAACCACCGGCCGCTGGTGGTGGCGGAGCAGTTCGGGGTGCTGGAGTCGCTGTTCCCCGGGCGGATCGACATGGGGCTGGGCCGCTCGGTCGGCTTCACCGGCGGGGTGCGGCGGGCACTGGGCGTGGGCAAGGACGAGGCCGACGATTTCGCCGGACAGCTCGAGGAGTTGCTCGGCTGGTTCCGCGGCACCTCCCCCACCGGGGTGCACGCACGCCCGTCCGAGGGGCTGACGGTGCCTCCGTTCGTCCTCGCCATGGGCGAGGGGGCGCGGATCGCCGCGCGGGCGGGGCTGCCGATGGTCATCGGTGACCTGCGGAACCGGGAGCGGATGCTGCGGGGCATCGAGCAGTACCGGGCGGCGTTCCGCCCCTCGGTGTGGGCGGAACGGCCGTACGTGGTGATCTCCGGGACGGTGGCCGTGGCCGGTACGGCACAGGAGGCGCGGCGGCTGTTGAAGCCGGAGGCGTGGTCGATGGCGTACGCCCGGACGCACGGGGCGTTCCCGCCGCTGCCGGCGGTGGAGACGGTGGAGGGGCGGGCCATGACGGGGAAGGAACGGGAGCTGTACGAGGCGGGGTTGCGGGGGCATGTCGCCGGGACGGAGGAGGAGGTCGCGGCGGAGTTGGCGCGGGTGGTGGGAGAAACGGGGGCGGAGGAGGTGCTGGTGACGACGAGTACGTACGGGCGCGCGGCACTGACGGATTCGTACGGGCGGCTGGCGCGGGCGGTGGGGTTGATCGCCCCCGCCGCCCCCTGA
- a CDS encoding carbohydrate-binding protein has protein sequence MARRHVGAGCAVLTVLGSLVLASPSQATATASSLPPADGPSAARTLGADRPSAEVLHALRRDLGLTATEARRRLSNEAEAGTRAGRLRNALGDRFAGAWVHGRTSAGLTVATTDKADVAAIEAGGADAKVVKVRLADLRNVKQKLDKAATAARGRRTPVRYVDIVNNRVTVQATSRAAADELLKAAKVDRHRVAVTVSKDLPRALYDIVGGDAYYINDEARCSVGFSVTEGEQQGFVSAGHCGSAGDTTAGYNQVDQGTFQDSVFPGHDYSWVATNDDWTATPYVRGEGGANVTVSGSVEALVGASVCRSGSTTGWHCGTIQQHDTSVTYPEGTVNGVTRTTVCAEPGDSGGPYVSGSQAQGVTSGGSGDCTNGGTTYYQPVNPALSAFGLTLTTDTATAQTPDTTPEPQSGTWAAGAVYDVGAKVTYGGVTYVCLQPHQAQSVWQPATTPALWQKV, from the coding sequence ATGGCCCGTAGACACGTCGGCGCAGGCTGTGCCGTCCTGACCGTGCTCGGTTCGCTCGTGCTGGCGAGCCCGTCCCAGGCGACGGCCACCGCCTCGTCCCTACCGCCCGCCGACGGCCCCTCGGCGGCGCGGACCCTCGGGGCCGACCGGCCGTCGGCCGAGGTCCTGCACGCGCTGCGGCGCGACCTGGGGCTGACCGCGACCGAGGCCCGGCGGCGGCTGTCGAACGAGGCGGAGGCGGGCACCCGGGCCGGGCGGCTGCGCAACGCGCTCGGCGACCGCTTCGCCGGCGCCTGGGTGCACGGCAGGACGTCGGCCGGGCTGACCGTCGCCACGACGGACAAGGCGGACGTCGCCGCCATCGAGGCGGGCGGCGCGGACGCCAAGGTGGTCAAGGTGAGACTGGCCGATCTCCGGAACGTCAAGCAGAAGCTGGACAAGGCCGCCACCGCCGCGCGCGGACGCCGTACGCCGGTGCGTTACGTCGACATCGTCAACAACCGGGTGACGGTGCAGGCCACCAGCAGGGCGGCGGCGGACGAACTGCTGAAGGCCGCCAAGGTGGACCGGCACCGGGTCGCGGTGACGGTGTCCAAGGACCTGCCGCGCGCGCTGTACGACATCGTCGGCGGCGACGCGTACTACATCAACGACGAGGCCCGCTGCTCCGTCGGGTTCTCCGTCACCGAGGGCGAGCAGCAGGGCTTCGTGTCCGCCGGGCACTGCGGGAGCGCGGGCGACACGACGGCCGGGTACAACCAGGTGGACCAGGGCACCTTCCAGGACTCGGTGTTCCCCGGCCACGACTACTCCTGGGTCGCCACCAACGACGACTGGACCGCCACTCCGTACGTCAGGGGCGAGGGCGGCGCGAACGTGACGGTGTCCGGCTCCGTGGAGGCGCTGGTGGGCGCCTCGGTCTGCCGCTCGGGCTCCACCACGGGCTGGCACTGCGGCACCATCCAGCAGCACGACACGAGCGTGACCTACCCGGAGGGCACGGTGAACGGGGTGACCCGGACGACGGTGTGCGCCGAGCCCGGCGACTCCGGCGGCCCGTACGTCTCCGGCAGCCAGGCGCAGGGCGTCACCTCCGGCGGCTCCGGCGACTGCACGAACGGCGGGACGACGTACTACCAGCCGGTCAACCCGGCGCTGAGCGCCTTCGGGCTGACCCTCACCACCGACACGGCGACGGCGCAGACGCCGGACACCACCCCGGAGCCGCAGTCCGGCACCTGGGCGGCGGGCGCGGTCTACGACGTGGGCGCGAAGGTGACGTACGGCGGTGTCACGTACGTGTGCCTCCAGCCGCACCAGGCGCAGAGCGTGTGGCAGCCGGCCACGACGCCGGCGCTGTGGCAGAAGGTCTGA